In the Marinobacter sp. Arc7-DN-1 genome, TGTGGCAAAGCTGTGGCGAAAGGTATGACTCCCGGCGAGCTTGTGGATGCCAGCCGCCTGAATAGCGCGACGAATATGCTTTTGAACGGTTCGATCCAGCAAGTGATGCCGCCTGCGAATACCTGAGCGAGGATCCCGTGACGGCTCTGGGGCGGGAAAGATATATTGCCAGCCGGGCTCCTGACTGGCGTTCGGATACTTGCGCGCCAGGCCGGCTGGAAGATAAACAGAGCCAAATCCCTTCAAGAGATCTGCCTGATGCTGGTGCAACGCGGAATCAATTTGCTGTTGCACCGGTGCGATAAGCCGATCCGGCAATAGCGTAATCCGATCTTTACTGCCTTTGCCGCTTCGAACAATCAGTTGCTGCATATCAAAATCAACATCTTTAACCCGCAAGCGCAGAGCTTCGTTGATGCGTAAGCCGGAGCCATAGAGCAGCATGGCAACGAGCTTGTATTCACCTTCCAGATTGCGGATTACAGACTTGGCTTCTTCCGCACTGAATACCGTTGGAAGCTTTACCGGTTTTCTTGCACGCTCAAAGTTCAGTTCGTCCAGAGGCTGGCCCAAAAACTCCCGATACAAAAATACTAAGGCGTTCAATGCGACTCGTTGGGTAGAGACGCTGACGTTCACCTGTAAAACCAGGTGCGACAGGAATGCTTCGACTTCCGGAGAGCCCATATCCTGAGGATGTTGCAGGCCATGGAAGCGAATAAAGCGTTTGATCCAGAACAGGTAAGTTTTCTCTGTTTTGTACGCCATGCCTCGCAGGCGCAAAAAACTCCGAACCTTGTCCAGAAACCGGGTTGGTTGCGCCGGTATCGGGGTAGGGATATCCATATCCAGTTATCCTGAAGTGCTGTTTTTATATACAGTATCTTGATTTGCGACGAAGTCAAGAGGCTGATATTTCGCGGAATTATACGAACGCGTTCGCAAAACTCCAAAACACCGAGTGTGAAAATAAGGTAACTATCTGATAGGGTTGGAAAGTTGGAACAGGATGGGTGGAGTTATACGCCCATGACCAAGAGCGGGAGTGGCTCAGGAATGAGCGTATAACTCCGGCGGTAGCCATGGTAAATGGTTCTCAAGACTCTGTTTTTGAGAGAGAATCAGGCGTTTTCTTGAGAAATCTTGAGTGGAGTTTTACGAACGGGTGATATACGAACGGGTGATATACGAACGCGTTCGTATAATTAGCTGTTGAACTAGCCGCGCAAGCGCGGGGAGCGCGCCTGAGATCTTTGTTGATCATCGATTACTGAGTAGGGTTTTCAAGGATGAAGACGATACTACAAGAGGTGATGGGCCGGGGGTATCCGGCCCTGGCGGAGAAGACGCCTCTGCCACCGCATGTTCATCGCGCGGCCAGGGCGATGGTGCTGTGCCGCACGGCGGCACTGGGCGGTCACATACAGGGCTGCCCCGAGGGGCATGTCCAGCGGGTCTGGTACAACTCCTGCCGCCACCGCAGTTGCCCGCAATGCAACCGGATTCAGCTTGAGCGTTGGCTGGAGGGCCAGAAGTCACGCCTGATTGATCACCCCCATCGCCATGTGATCTTTACCCTGCCGCACG is a window encoding:
- a CDS encoding integron integrase, with translation MDIPTPIPAQPTRFLDKVRSFLRLRGMAYKTEKTYLFWIKRFIRFHGLQHPQDMGSPEVEAFLSHLVLQVNVSVSTQRVALNALVFLYREFLGQPLDELNFERARKPVKLPTVFSAEEAKSVIRNLEGEYKLVAMLLYGSGLRINEALRLRVKDVDFDMQQLIVRSGKGSKDRITLLPDRLIAPVQQQIDSALHQHQADLLKGFGSVYLPAGLARKYPNASQEPGWQYIFPAPEPSRDPRSGIRRRHHLLDRTVQKHIRRAIQAAGIHKLAGSHTFRHSFATHLLEAGYDLRTIQKLLGHSDVRTTEIYTHVVRKGGFGVRSPVDEGF